A genomic region of Cydia strobilella chromosome 12, ilCydStro3.1, whole genome shotgun sequence contains the following coding sequences:
- the LOC134745960 gene encoding F-box/LRR-repeat protein 4, with translation MQSASDVISSLFWFKDEDNDEQKDPDIIEQFVQYVEDFSSQYGSEISVSYTAFNLRGPPSNFPDYGDYPQAFVMRTYGTWWEEAPSAQEDYMPQNNRSIPSQDFVEVSFEKAVYPVEVSVFETYNPGALVRIWAQGPSMWLLLWEGEPEYAGDRPRIFSPPIRQIDVLTRVLRLEFNHKLLPYYTELDAVLLKGREPCKFQVKNKLMCPSLLHKINGPVMEKGQLLHKIMASNLHESVMPPAALGGKMQIDTGPPPGDFERLPDETILCVMKYLDMQSLCRCAQVNRHFNRLASDAILYRNIDLRPYWHCVQSQVLVTLSIRCKFLQKLDLSWCGSHLMILPNYVVNFLKDNGAELTHLRMNCCKFVNNAVLRAIVDTSIYLQELCLRSVVGCTDWQCLSSLTKLKRLDLYRTDIMTTAAVAIVVSNPELQHINVGSCKMISAMDEVAIALGMNCPDLVSADFWKSYSLTPTGIRALGNCRMLQELDVGWCLQAGGSGEWLAWLNGGELRKLFLGALRGVCDRDLRNLLPRVPKLTQLDLLGVRAVTPDICDAILAECHELKLLDVSFCDQIQESQVLEWRERYPHVSIKRSFQSATLTATPNPLFLAPSLE, from the exons ATGCAGAGTGCTTCGGATGTGATCTCGTCGTTATTTTGGTTTAAAGACGAGGATAACGATGAACAGAAAGACCCTGATATCATAGAACAATTTGTGCAATACGTTGAAGATTTTAGTTCTCAATACGGAAGTGAAATCAGTGTATCCTATACCGCTTTCAATCTTCGCGGTCCACCGTCGAACTTTCCTGATTATGGTGACTATCCTCAAGCTTTTGTGATG AGAACTTACGGTACTTGGTGGGAAGAAGCACCATCAGCTCAGGAGGACTACATGCCACAAAACAATAGAAGCATTCCGAGCCAGGATTTTGTTG AAGTTTCGTTCGAGAAAGCCGTATACCCAGTTGAGGTGTCCGTGTTCGAGACATACAATCCCGGTGCACTGGTTCGCATCTGGGCCCAGGGTCCGTCCATGTGGTTGCTGCTATGGGAAGGTGAACCGGAATACGCTGGGGATAGGCCAAGGATTTTCAGCCCTCCAATAAGACAGATTGATGTATTAACAAG AGTGCTAAGATTGGAGTTCAACCACAAGCTGCTTCCGTACTACACGGAACTCGATGCCGTATTGTTGAAAGGGAGAGAGCCTTGCAAGTTCCAAGTTAAGAACAAACTCATGTGTCCGTCGCTGCTGCACAAGATAAATGGGCCTGTTATGGAGAAGG GTCAGCTGTTGCATAAAATAATGGCGTCCAACCTGCACGAGTCGGTCATGCCACCCGCGGCGCTAGGGGGGAAGATGCAGATCGACACGGGGCCGCCGCCGGGAGACTTTGAACGGCTGCCG GACGAGACGATCCTCTGCGTGATGAAGTACCTAGACATGCAATCGCTGTGCCGCTGCGCGCAGGTCAACAGGCATTTCAACAGGCTCGCCTCTGACGCCATCCTGTATCGTAACATTGACCTTAGGCCGTATTGGCATTGCGTGCAATCTCAA GTACTGGTGACTCTTTCAATACGTTGCAAATTCCTTCAGAAACTGGATCTGTCGTGGTGTGGAAGCCATCTTATGATACTTCCCAACTACGTTGTAAA ttttctCAAAGACAATGGCGCCGAGTTAACACACTTAAGGATGAATTGCTGCAAATTTGTTAACAACGCCGTGCTAAGAGCCATCGTCGACACCTCTATCTACCTTCAAG AGTTATGCCTCCGTTCCGTAGTCGGGTGCACCGACTGGCAGTGCCTCTCTTCGCTCACAAAACTCAAACGTCTAGACCTGTACAGGACCGATATAATGACGACAGCAGCTGTGGCTATAGTCGTGTCCAATCCTGAACTGCAACACATCAACGTCG gcTCATGCAAGATGATATCAGCCATGGACGAAGTAGCCATAGCCCTTGGCATGAACTGTCCCGACTTGGTCTCCGCAGACTTCTGGAAGTCCTACTCGCTGACTCCCACCGGCATCAGGGCGCTCGGCAACTGCAGGATGCTGCAGGAGCTTGATGTCGGATGGTG TCTCCAAGCCGGCGGTTCCGGCGAATGGCTAGCCTGGCTGAACGGCGGCGAGCTCCGCAAGCTGTTCCTGGGCGCGCTCCGCGGAGTGTGCGACCGCGACCTCAGGAACCTGCTGCCGAGGGTGCCCAAGCTGACGCAGCTGGACTTGCTGGGGGTTAGGGCGGTTACACCTGATATATGTGACGC